A region of Halalkaliarchaeum desulfuricum DNA encodes the following proteins:
- a CDS encoding asparagine synthase C-terminal domain-containing protein, giving the protein MTRTDVRGADPSTVRRAIEDREPLPGARRGYPPSLAGFSGGVDATLFRDVLGREPLFLERQPNWETSEADGPASRPETVDWAFEPAALEDPLLFPAGVTWSPDSDGEWSNRTQCWTLPTRSPDAAGAALERLQGTLAPALGIERDDGGPSGAAADSEDDIAVAFSGGIDSALVAAGYPEAPLYVVGFEGCHDVAAAREAADAMGRLGDLRVIELTHETLRSWVPRVVSATGRTNAMDVAIAIPLSIVAERAAADGYELLAVGQGADELFGGYAKVVDPADDHRVDAGTVRGAVRETIETLPDQLARDVPAIRAAGVDVVAPFLQDRVVDAALRLPGDLLVAGGTRKAALRRFAEETDDVPRSVWTAEKKALQYGTYVSRELDRLARQAGFKRRMDRHVDRYVESLVEDGR; this is encoded by the coding sequence ATGACCCGAACCGACGTTCGCGGTGCCGACCCGTCGACGGTTCGGCGGGCCATCGAGGATCGCGAGCCGCTTCCCGGCGCCCGCCGGGGGTATCCGCCGTCGCTCGCCGGCTTTTCGGGGGGAGTCGACGCGACCCTGTTTCGGGACGTTCTGGGACGCGAACCGCTGTTTCTCGAGCGTCAGCCGAATTGGGAGACATCGGAAGCAGACGGGCCAGCCTCTCGTCCGGAAACCGTCGACTGGGCGTTCGAGCCGGCGGCGCTGGAGGATCCGCTGTTGTTTCCCGCCGGCGTCACGTGGTCGCCCGACAGCGACGGCGAGTGGTCGAACCGAACGCAGTGCTGGACCCTGCCGACGCGGTCGCCGGACGCGGCCGGCGCCGCACTCGAACGGCTTCAGGGGACGCTGGCTCCGGCGCTCGGGATCGAAAGGGACGATGGCGGGCCGTCAGGGGCAGCCGCCGATTCGGAGGACGACATCGCCGTCGCGTTCTCGGGCGGGATCGACTCGGCGCTCGTGGCGGCCGGCTATCCGGAGGCCCCGCTGTACGTCGTCGGGTTCGAGGGGTGTCACGACGTCGCTGCCGCACGGGAGGCGGCCGACGCCATGGGCCGGCTCGGGGACCTGCGCGTGATCGAACTCACACACGAAACGCTCCGCAGTTGGGTCCCGCGTGTCGTCTCCGCGACGGGACGGACGAACGCCATGGACGTCGCCATCGCGATCCCGCTGTCGATCGTCGCCGAGCGCGCGGCGGCCGACGGCTACGAACTGCTCGCGGTCGGACAGGGGGCCGACGAGCTGTTCGGCGGCTACGCGAAGGTCGTCGACCCGGCCGACGATCACCGGGTCGACGCGGGGACGGTTCGAGGGGCGGTGCGGGAGACGATAGAGACGCTGCCCGATCAGCTTGCCCGGGATGTGCCTGCGATCCGTGCGGCCGGCGTCGACGTCGTCGCGCCGTTCCTCCAGGACCGGGTGGTAGATGCGGCGCTCCGGCTGCCCGGGGACCTGCTCGTCGCAGGCGGGACTCGGAAGGCCGCACTCCGTCGGTTCGCCGAGGAGACCGACGACGTTCCGAGATCGGTATGGACGGCCGAGAAGAAGGCGCTCCAGTACGGTACCTACGTCTCCCGGGAACTGGATCGGCTCGCGAGACAGGCGGGATTCAAGCGACGCATGGATCGGCACGTGGATCGATACGTCGAGTCGCTCGTCGAGGACGGGCGGTAG
- the purL gene encoding phosphoribosylformylglycinamidine synthase subunit PurL, translated as MSLSDSDHERITAELGREPTPVEAALFENLWSEHCAYRSSRPLLGAFESEGPQVVVGPGDDAAVVAVPSPEAATRPPGERSEDDYTDTYLTFGIESHNHPSYVDPFDGAATGVGGIVRDTMSMGAYPIALADSLYFGSFDRDHSRYLFEGVVEGISHYGNCIGVPTVAGSVDFHEGYEGNPLVNVACVGLTDADRYVTAEAQQPGNALVLVGNATGRDGLGGASFASEDLGEDAETEDRPAVQVGDPYAEKRLIECNEALLDAELVVSARDLGAAGLGGASSELVAKGGLGAHIQLERVHQREPNMRPLEILLAESQERMCYEVRPEDVDRVRELAERFDLGCSVIGEVTEGNYVCTFAESEEGGERQGDDAERETVVDAPAEFLADGAPMNDLPMTEPETPSRELPDVSLETAVDEVVSSPTTASKRWVYRQYDHEVGVRTAVGPGADAAVLALRELAPEPDENAGDGVGLAITAGANPNWTSTAPYDGARAVAIENAANLAAVGARPLAAVDCLNGGNPEKPDVYGAFGAVVDGLADACAGLDVPVVGGNVSLYNDSAAGPVPPTPTLAMIGTKRGYDAPGIELSGRPDTELLVVGKGSDRLGGAEYLVRCGGSDRFPALPADPADAVEALATVASLESTVAAHDVSHGGLVVTLAEMVTDEAGVDVSLPDRTAAFEEAPGRLVVETTDPDAVRGAVGDTVPVESPGEPTDVGRFSLSVDGETVTLSAVEIATKRAVIERELS; from the coding sequence ATGAGTCTCTCCGATTCGGATCACGAGCGCATCACCGCCGAACTGGGCCGGGAGCCGACGCCGGTCGAGGCGGCGCTTTTCGAGAACCTCTGGAGCGAACACTGCGCGTACCGCTCCTCCCGGCCGCTTTTGGGCGCGTTCGAGAGCGAGGGACCCCAGGTGGTCGTCGGCCCGGGGGACGACGCCGCAGTCGTCGCAGTGCCGTCCCCGGAGGCGGCAACGCGTCCGCCGGGCGAGCGGAGCGAGGACGACTACACGGACACGTATCTCACGTTCGGCATCGAGAGCCACAACCATCCCTCCTACGTCGATCCGTTCGACGGGGCCGCGACCGGGGTGGGCGGGATCGTCCGGGACACCATGAGCATGGGAGCGTACCCGATCGCACTGGCGGACAGCCTCTACTTCGGCTCGTTCGATCGAGACCACTCCCGATATCTCTTCGAGGGGGTCGTCGAGGGGATCAGCCACTACGGAAACTGTATCGGCGTCCCGACGGTCGCCGGGAGCGTCGACTTCCACGAGGGATACGAAGGGAACCCCCTCGTGAACGTCGCCTGCGTTGGCCTGACCGACGCCGACCGGTACGTCACCGCTGAAGCACAACAGCCGGGGAACGCGCTCGTGCTGGTCGGGAACGCCACCGGCCGGGACGGACTCGGCGGCGCGTCGTTTGCCTCCGAGGACCTCGGGGAGGACGCCGAGACGGAGGATCGGCCGGCAGTCCAGGTCGGGGATCCGTACGCCGAAAAGCGGCTCATCGAGTGCAACGAAGCGCTTCTCGATGCGGAACTCGTCGTTTCGGCCCGCGACCTGGGTGCGGCGGGACTCGGCGGAGCTTCCTCGGAGCTGGTGGCGAAAGGCGGACTCGGTGCACACATCCAGCTGGAACGGGTCCACCAGCGGGAGCCGAACATGCGACCACTCGAGATCCTGCTTGCTGAGTCCCAGGAGCGGATGTGCTACGAGGTCCGACCCGAAGACGTCGACCGGGTTCGCGAACTCGCCGAACGGTTCGATCTGGGCTGTTCGGTTATCGGGGAGGTCACCGAGGGGAACTACGTGTGCACGTTCGCAGAAAGCGAGGAGGGAGGCGAACGACAGGGAGACGACGCCGAACGAGAGACCGTCGTCGACGCTCCCGCCGAGTTCCTCGCTGACGGTGCGCCGATGAACGACCTTCCGATGACCGAACCCGAGACGCCCTCCCGGGAGCTCCCCGACGTCTCCCTGGAGACGGCAGTCGACGAGGTGGTTTCGAGTCCGACGACGGCCAGCAAGCGGTGGGTGTACAGGCAGTACGACCACGAGGTAGGGGTTCGGACGGCGGTGGGCCCCGGCGCGGACGCGGCTGTACTTGCGCTTCGAGAACTCGCCCCCGAGCCCGACGAGAACGCCGGCGACGGCGTCGGGCTCGCGATTACGGCGGGCGCGAATCCGAACTGGACGAGCACTGCGCCATACGACGGCGCCCGGGCGGTCGCCATCGAGAACGCCGCAAACCTCGCTGCCGTCGGCGCCCGCCCGCTCGCCGCCGTCGACTGTCTCAACGGGGGCAACCCCGAAAAGCCGGACGTGTACGGCGCGTTCGGGGCAGTCGTCGACGGGCTCGCCGACGCCTGTGCCGGGCTCGACGTGCCTGTCGTCGGCGGCAACGTCTCGCTGTACAACGACTCGGCGGCGGGCCCGGTGCCCCCGACGCCGACGCTCGCGATGATCGGAACGAAACGCGGCTACGACGCGCCCGGGATCGAACTCTCGGGGCGGCCGGACACGGAACTGCTCGTCGTCGGGAAGGGATCCGATCGCCTGGGGGGCGCCGAGTATCTCGTCCGGTGTGGGGGGAGCGATCGGTTCCCGGCGCTGCCGGCGGATCCGGCCGACGCCGTGGAAGCGCTGGCGACGGTCGCCTCCCTTGAATCGACAGTCGCTGCCCACGACGTGAGCCACGGCGGGCTCGTCGTCACGCTCGCGGAGATGGTGACCGACGAAGCGGGCGTCGACGTCTCGCTTCCGGACCGGACCGCGGCGTTCGAGGAGGCGCCAGGACGGCTCGTCGTGGAGACGACCGACCCGGACGCAGTCAGGGGGGCTGTCGGGGACACCGTCCCGGTGGAATCTCCGGGGGAGCCCACAGACGTCGGTCGCTTCTCTCTGTCCGTGGACGGCGAGACAGTGACGCTGTCTGCCGTCGAGATCGCCACAAAACGGGCGGTCATCGAACGGGAACTCTCATAG
- a CDS encoding ABC transporter ATP-binding protein: MSHSKPLQHDRPDARTTAPETETGSEASREPEGETLLELDGVFKEYDAETAVEDVSLTVKQGELLTLLGPSGCGKTTTLRLIAGLERPTRGTVTIGAETVAGGSAFVTPEARDVGIVFQDFALFPHLTVKENVAFGLTDADEEERGARVEELLDLVNLPEHGEKTPDQLSGGQKQRVALARSLAPEPEVLLLDEPFSNLDVRLRVEMREEVRRILKEAGVTAVSVTHDQEEALSISDRVAVMNEGRVEQIGDPAAVFEQPESKFVASFLGRASFLEGRLSEGKVETGIGRFDAATLEGYDTTYDNAPVDVLVRPDDVRATPATGEEADGYVLRRQYVGPSFIYRVELDSGETVHCLHNHVENFETDQRVAVDLVADHPLAWYPRQEEPPR; the protein is encoded by the coding sequence ATGTCACACAGTAAGCCACTGCAGCACGACCGGCCGGACGCCCGAACGACCGCCCCGGAGACCGAAACCGGGAGCGAGGCGTCCCGCGAGCCGGAGGGAGAAACCCTCCTCGAACTCGACGGCGTGTTCAAGGAGTACGACGCCGAAACCGCGGTCGAAGACGTCTCACTTACCGTAAAACAGGGAGAGCTTTTGACCCTCCTGGGTCCGTCGGGCTGTGGGAAGACGACGACGCTGCGTCTCATCGCGGGACTCGAGCGGCCGACGCGAGGGACAGTCACGATCGGTGCAGAAACCGTCGCCGGGGGCTCGGCGTTTGTCACCCCCGAAGCCCGTGACGTCGGTATCGTGTTTCAGGACTTCGCGCTGTTTCCGCATCTGACCGTCAAGGAGAACGTCGCATTCGGGCTGACCGACGCCGACGAAGAGGAGCGGGGCGCCAGAGTCGAGGAACTGCTCGATCTCGTGAACCTCCCGGAACACGGCGAGAAGACGCCGGACCAGCTCTCCGGGGGACAGAAACAGCGCGTCGCGCTCGCCCGGTCGCTGGCGCCGGAGCCGGAGGTGTTGCTGCTCGACGAACCGTTTTCGAACCTCGACGTCCGCCTCCGCGTGGAGATGCGCGAGGAGGTCCGCCGAATCCTCAAGGAGGCAGGGGTTACCGCGGTCTCCGTCACTCACGACCAGGAAGAGGCGCTGTCGATCTCCGACCGGGTCGCGGTGATGAACGAGGGACGCGTAGAGCAGATCGGCGATCCGGCCGCGGTGTTCGAACAGCCGGAATCGAAGTTCGTCGCCTCCTTCCTGGGGCGGGCGAGCTTCCTCGAGGGGCGGCTGTCCGAGGGGAAAGTCGAAACGGGGATCGGCCGGTTCGACGCCGCGACGCTGGAGGGGTACGACACCACCTACGACAACGCCCCCGTCGACGTCCTCGTTCGTCCGGACGACGTGCGCGCGACGCCCGCCACCGGCGAGGAAGCCGACGGCTACGTGCTCAGACGCCAGTACGTCGGCCCGTCGTTCATCTATCGGGTCGAACTCGACTCCGGTGAAACCGTCCACTGCCTCCACAACCACGTCGAGAACTTCGAGACGGACCAGCGGGTAGCGGTCGATCTCGTCGCCGACCATCCGCTCGCGTGGTATCCCCGTCAGGAAGAGCCGCCGCGATAG
- a CDS encoding DUF7344 domain-containing protein: protein MGTDAPDLSTASGGENATENTEVGLTKDEIFGTLSNARRRYVLSELKQSPEGESTIRDLSRAIAGLENDIEPEEATYAQRKRVYTSLYQSHVPQLARRGIIDFDARSGTVTLTDVATTFDVYLEVVEEKELTWAEFYVLLSGFSAVLLLAVAVEAVFFAGLSGLAAATLIAVGFGCASIAQLYQTRKNRI from the coding sequence ATGGGTACGGACGCCCCTGACCTCTCGACGGCGTCCGGAGGGGAAAACGCGACCGAGAACACCGAGGTCGGTCTCACGAAAGACGAAATCTTCGGAACGCTGAGCAACGCCCGTCGCCGATACGTGCTTTCGGAGCTGAAGCAGTCCCCCGAGGGGGAATCGACGATACGGGACCTCTCACGGGCGATCGCCGGACTGGAGAACGACATCGAGCCCGAGGAGGCGACGTACGCACAGCGCAAGCGGGTGTACACGTCCCTGTACCAGTCTCACGTGCCCCAACTGGCCCGGCGGGGGATCATCGACTTCGACGCACGCAGCGGGACTGTCACGCTGACGGACGTTGCAACCACCTTCGACGTCTACCTCGAGGTCGTCGAGGAAAAGGAACTGACGTGGGCCGAGTTCTACGTGCTGCTTTCGGGTTTCTCAGCCGTGCTTCTGCTCGCCGTCGCCGTCGAGGCGGTGTTTTTCGCCGGTCTGTCCGGCCTCGCCGCGGCGACGCTCATCGCAGTTGGCTTTGGGTGTGCGTCGATCGCCCAGCTGTACCAGACGCGAAAGAATCGCATTTGA
- a CDS encoding cyclic 2,3-diphosphoglycerate synthase, translated as MTRRVVIMGAAGRDFQDFNSVFREDDDHEVVAFTQTFSQNIGELDEIPERTYPASLAGENYPDGVPILPESELETIVEERDVDEVVLSYSDLSHEYVMNQASRAISAGADFRLVGTRMMYEADIPVVAVDAVRTGCGKSQAARKLASILREETDKEVIVVREPMPYGDLENQRVQRFETLEDLERHDVTIEEREEYEHHIEEGHVVYAGVDYEDILAEVEEEADILLWDGGNNELPFYVPDVHFVLADPHRPGHELRYHPGEANLRIADYVVINKENTANEEDIQTIVDNVESANPDAGIIHADSVITVEDEAAVKDARVLAVEDGPTLTHGGTSVGAASIAAEQFGAGEVVDPRPHAVGSIADVFEDYDHLGNVLPAMGYSEQQLAELEQSIANVDCDVVLAGTPIDLSKIVDVDTPIVRVRYEIEERGDLDFEAVLEEHADVLGL; from the coding sequence ATGACCCGACGAGTCGTCATCATGGGCGCTGCAGGGCGGGACTTTCAGGACTTCAACTCGGTGTTTCGCGAGGACGACGACCACGAGGTCGTCGCGTTCACACAGACGTTCTCCCAGAACATCGGCGAACTCGACGAGATACCCGAGCGGACGTATCCTGCCTCACTCGCGGGGGAGAACTATCCGGACGGGGTACCGATCCTCCCGGAGTCCGAACTGGAAACGATCGTCGAAGAGCGCGACGTGGACGAGGTCGTGTTGTCGTATTCGGATCTCTCCCACGAGTACGTGATGAACCAGGCCTCGCGCGCGATTTCGGCGGGCGCTGACTTCCGCCTCGTCGGCACCCGGATGATGTACGAGGCCGACATCCCGGTCGTGGCCGTCGACGCCGTCCGGACCGGCTGTGGGAAGTCACAGGCCGCCCGGAAACTAGCGTCAATCCTCCGCGAGGAGACCGACAAGGAGGTGATAGTGGTCCGCGAGCCGATGCCGTACGGCGACCTCGAGAACCAGCGCGTCCAGCGGTTCGAGACGCTCGAGGACCTCGAACGCCACGACGTCACCATCGAAGAGCGCGAAGAGTACGAACACCACATCGAGGAAGGACACGTAGTCTACGCGGGGGTCGACTACGAGGACATCCTCGCGGAAGTCGAGGAGGAAGCCGATATCCTCCTGTGGGACGGCGGCAACAACGAACTCCCCTTTTACGTTCCCGACGTTCACTTCGTGCTCGCTGATCCCCACCGGCCGGGGCACGAACTGCGGTATCATCCTGGCGAGGCGAACCTCCGGATCGCCGACTACGTCGTGATCAACAAGGAGAACACCGCAAACGAGGAAGACATCCAGACGATCGTCGACAACGTCGAGTCCGCGAACCCCGACGCCGGCATCATCCACGCCGACTCCGTCATCACCGTCGAAGACGAGGCGGCGGTCAAGGACGCCCGCGTTCTCGCCGTCGAGGACGGACCCACGCTCACCCACGGCGGAACCTCGGTGGGTGCAGCGTCGATCGCGGCCGAGCAGTTCGGGGCGGGGGAAGTCGTCGATCCTCGCCCGCACGCCGTCGGCAGCATCGCCGACGTGTTCGAGGACTACGACCACCTCGGTAACGTCCTCCCGGCGATGGGATACAGCGAGCAACAGCTCGCCGAGTTGGAGCAGTCGATCGCGAACGTCGACTGTGATGTCGTCCTGGCCGGCACGCCCATCGACCTCTCGAAGATCGTCGACGTCGACACGCCGATCGTGCGCGTTCGCTATGAGATCGAGGAAAGGGGCGACCTCGACTTCGAAGCCGTCCTCGAAGAGCACGCAGACGTTCTGGGTCTGTAG
- a CDS encoding TIGR04024 family LLM class F420-dependent oxidoreductase gives MDAARDLSLPVAAQPSLEAIVSMVERAENAGYDRVWLPETWGRDAVTTLSVAAERTDEIGLGTSITNVYSRSPALVGQTAATLQEASEGRFRLGLGPSGPAVIQQWHGQSFESPLRRTREYAEIVRSVCAGEEVDYDGEIFDLSGFRLRFDPPEPAPPVDAAGLGPKSVELAGRFADGWHALLLTPDGLADRLEDLRRGAELGGRDPDNIRVTLSVTCCALPDPEPARDLVRQHLAFYVGGMGTFYRDALARQGYEETATRVHDAWQEGDRRAALSAIDDELLEELAAAGTPEEVTSRVAEFEALEGVDAVAVSFPRGAKQEAIGATLDALSP, from the coding sequence ATGGACGCCGCACGCGACCTCTCGCTGCCGGTGGCCGCACAGCCGTCCCTCGAGGCGATCGTCTCGATGGTCGAACGCGCCGAAAACGCGGGCTACGATCGGGTCTGGCTCCCGGAGACGTGGGGGCGGGACGCGGTGACGACGCTTTCGGTCGCCGCCGAACGGACCGACGAGATCGGCCTCGGGACGAGCATCACGAACGTCTACTCTCGGTCGCCAGCCCTGGTCGGACAGACCGCAGCGACGCTGCAGGAGGCCAGTGAGGGACGCTTCCGTCTGGGGTTGGGCCCGTCCGGTCCGGCCGTGATCCAGCAGTGGCACGGTCAGTCGTTCGAGAGCCCGCTGCGGCGGACCCGGGAGTACGCCGAGATCGTGCGGAGCGTCTGTGCGGGCGAGGAGGTCGACTACGACGGGGAGATCTTCGACCTCTCTGGCTTCCGGCTCCGGTTCGATCCGCCGGAGCCGGCGCCGCCGGTCGACGCAGCCGGGCTCGGACCGAAGTCGGTCGAACTGGCGGGACGGTTCGCCGACGGCTGGCACGCGCTGCTTTTGACGCCCGACGGGCTCGCGGACCGACTCGAGGATCTCCGGCGCGGCGCCGAACTCGGCGGGCGGGACCCCGACAATATTCGGGTGACGCTTTCGGTCACCTGCTGTGCGCTTCCGGATCCGGAACCCGCTCGCGACCTCGTCCGCCAGCATCTCGCCTTCTACGTCGGCGGGATGGGGACGTTCTACCGCGACGCGCTGGCCAGGCAGGGGTACGAGGAAACTGCAACCCGGGTCCACGACGCCTGGCAGGAGGGTGACCGGCGGGCCGCACTCTCTGCGATCGACGACGAACTCCTCGAGGAACTCGCGGCTGCGGGGACGCCCGAGGAGGTAACATCGCGGGTCGCAGAGTTCGAGGCGCTCGAGGGAGTCGACGCCGTCGCGGTGTCGTTCCCGCGTGGCGCAAAGCAGGAGGCAATCGGCGCGACGCTCGATGCGCTGTCGCCCTGA
- a CDS encoding PHP domain-containing protein → MLSVELHTHSSLSHDGRDPVELLLGQAEAVGLDALAVTDHDEIDASLEAAELAPEYGLVGIPGMEVTCAVGHVLALGVEELVPAGLPYDETLDRIRQQGGIAVIPHPFQKSRHGVAAYVTDDQLAGADAIEVYNSRLLTGRANRKAERFARARGLSMTAGSDAHISEMVGQAVTDVDADARTSGAILEAVAAGKTSVVGKRTPWRISFRQAAGGAKRRLHRRVDELLGTVRG, encoded by the coding sequence GTGTTATCGGTCGAGTTACACACGCATTCGTCGCTGTCTCACGACGGACGGGATCCGGTGGAACTCCTCCTCGGGCAGGCGGAGGCCGTCGGGCTCGACGCGCTCGCTGTCACCGACCACGACGAAATCGACGCGAGCCTCGAGGCCGCCGAGCTGGCACCGGAGTATGGCCTCGTCGGCATTCCGGGTATGGAGGTGACCTGTGCGGTCGGACACGTCCTCGCGCTGGGTGTCGAGGAGCTCGTTCCAGCAGGTCTCCCGTACGACGAGACGCTCGACCGCATCCGCCAACAGGGTGGGATCGCCGTGATTCCCCACCCGTTCCAGAAGTCGCGTCACGGGGTCGCAGCATATGTCACCGACGACCAGCTCGCGGGCGCCGACGCGATCGAGGTGTACAATTCCCGGCTGCTCACGGGTCGGGCGAACCGCAAGGCCGAACGGTTCGCCCGGGCTCGCGGGCTTTCGATGACTGCCGGCAGCGACGCGCACATCTCCGAGATGGTCGGTCAGGCGGTCACCGATGTCGACGCCGACGCCCGGACGTCCGGGGCGATCCTCGAGGCGGTCGCGGCGGGGAAAACAAGCGTCGTCGGGAAGCGCACCCCCTGGCGTATCAGCTTCCGGCAGGCCGCCGGCGGGGCGAAGCGCCGGCTTCACCGTCGGGTTGACGAACTCCTCGGGACCGTCCGCGGGTGA
- a CDS encoding DUF7550 family protein, whose amino-acid sequence MADHDDEPDPDARVTSPMQEFTTKQVGLGLVVLLVGLAIAFGVPLALA is encoded by the coding sequence ATGGCAGATCACGACGACGAACCGGACCCGGACGCGCGCGTCACTTCCCCGATGCAGGAGTTCACGACGAAGCAGGTCGGGCTCGGGCTGGTCGTACTGCTCGTCGGGCTCGCGATCGCCTTCGGCGTCCCGCTCGCGCTGGCCTGA
- the argF gene encoding ornithine carbamoyltransferase, with the protein MHQLIDIHDLTREEIESLFECTDQMKSTPVKFSSALKNNTLVMLFAKPSTRTRLSFETGMTELGGHAIFFEMGESQLGRGEPISDTSKVMSRYEDAIMARLFDHEEIVELAKHATVPVINGLTDFLHPCQALTDLYTLYERDLLDTVAFVGDGNNVAHSLMQACGKLDVSCRVATPPEMEPDETIQNRVRDADVVVTNDPYEAVDGASAVYTDVWVSMGEEEQREEKLAAFEGYQVDRDLMDAARDDAVFMHCLPAHRGEEVSAEVIDGPQSIVFDQAENRMHVQKALLYTLLEE; encoded by the coding sequence ATGCACCAGTTGATCGACATCCACGACCTGACCCGCGAGGAGATCGAATCGCTGTTCGAATGCACCGATCAGATGAAATCCACGCCGGTGAAGTTCTCCTCGGCGCTGAAAAACAACACGCTCGTAATGCTGTTTGCGAAACCCTCGACGCGGACGCGGCTGTCCTTCGAAACCGGAATGACAGAGCTCGGCGGTCACGCCATCTTCTTCGAGATGGGGGAGTCCCAGCTCGGGCGGGGCGAGCCGATATCAGACACGAGCAAAGTGATGTCCCGGTACGAGGACGCGATCATGGCCCGGCTATTCGATCACGAGGAGATCGTCGAACTGGCCAAACACGCGACCGTTCCGGTCATCAACGGCTTGACCGATTTCCTCCATCCGTGTCAGGCACTCACCGACCTGTACACCCTGTACGAGCGGGACCTGTTGGACACCGTCGCGTTCGTGGGTGACGGGAACAACGTCGCCCACTCATTAATGCAGGCCTGTGGAAAGCTGGATGTGTCCTGTCGCGTCGCCACACCCCCGGAGATGGAGCCCGACGAAACGATCCAGAACCGGGTTCGCGACGCCGACGTGGTGGTCACAAACGACCCCTACGAGGCCGTCGACGGGGCCAGCGCGGTGTACACCGACGTGTGGGTGAGCATGGGCGAAGAGGAACAGCGCGAGGAGAAACTCGCCGCGTTCGAGGGGTATCAGGTCGATCGAGATCTGATGGACGCCGCCCGCGATGACGCCGTGTTCATGCACTGTCTCCCGGCACATCGCGGCGAGGAAGTGAGCGCCGAAGTCATCGACGGCCCACAGTCGATCGTCTTCGATCAGGCGGAAAACAGGATGCACGTCCAGAAAGCGCTGCTGTACACGCTGCTCGAGGAGTGA